From Papaver somniferum cultivar HN1 unplaced genomic scaffold, ASM357369v1 unplaced-scaffold_99, whole genome shotgun sequence, the proteins below share one genomic window:
- the LOC113346398 gene encoding uncharacterized protein LOC113346398, producing MKQDIIHFVATCDTCQCNKHEHSAPAGLLQPLPIPDTAWQHISMDFIEGLLLSNKKSVILVVVDRFTKYIHFIALSYPFTALSVAKESLHHIFKIHGLPSSIVSDRDKKFINHFWQELFKSLVTISSLIWLHTTLSGLSSPHHYFCGLCSRVSSREDHLLQLLKDDLAKDRDRMKYFADKHMSDRSFVTVLQKIGFVAYKLKLPIGSRIHPVFHVSQLKKKIGVHKTITPSLPLVDTSGSFIVTPLAVLASRVTLRGGATIP from the exons atgaaGCAGGATATCATCCACTTTGTTGCCACCTGTGATACATGCCAATGCAACAAACATGAGCACTCTGCCCCTGCTGGTCTTCTGCAGCCATTACCTATTCCTGACACTGCTTGGCAGCATATATCAATGGACTTTATTGAAGGTTTACTACTCTCCAACAAGAAATCAGTGATACTGGTGGTAGTGGACAGATTCACCAAGTATATTCACTTTATTGCCCTCAGTTACCCATTTACGGCATTATCTGTAGCTAAGGAATCCCTTCATCACATCTTCAAGATTCATGGATTGCCTTCTTCCATTGTGTCAGACAGGGATAAAAAATTTATCAACCACTTTTGGCAGGAGTTGTTCAAGTCACTTGTCACCATTTCAAGCCTTATATGGCTACACACCACCTTATCTGGTCTTTCCAGTCCACACCACTACTTTTGTGGCCTCTGTTCAAGAGTATCTTCAAGAGAGGATCACTTGTTGCAGCTTCTCAAGGATGACCTAGCAAAGGATCGAGATAGGATGAAATACTTTGCTGATAAACACATGAGTGACAGATCATTTGTTACAG tgttgcagaaaaTTGGGTTTGTGGCTTACAAATTGAAGCTGCCAATTGGGTCACGCATACATCCAGTTTTTCATGTGTCTCagttaaagaagaagattggTGTGCACAAAACCATCACCCCTTCATTGCCATTGGTGGATACTTCAGGCTCCTTCATTGTCACACCTCTTGCAGTCTTGGCCTCCAGAGTGACCTTGCGTGGTGGTGCTACTATTCCTTAA